In the genome of Quercus robur chromosome 3, dhQueRobu3.1, whole genome shotgun sequence, one region contains:
- the LOC126716938 gene encoding probable U6 snRNA-associated Sm-like protein LSm4, giving the protein MLPLSLLKTAQGHPMLVELKSGETYNGHLVNCDTWMNIHLREVICTSKDGDRFWRMPDCYIRGNTIKYLRVPDEVIDKVQEESKTRADRKPPGVGRGRGRGREEGGGARQVKGIGRGGDDAGGRGMGGGRGRGTSAGRTGGSRGGRGRG; this is encoded by the exons ATG CTCCCTCTTTCATTGCTCAAGACTGCTCAAGGGCATCCTATG TTAGTCGAGCTGAAAAGTGGTGAGACTTACAATGGACATTTGGTGAATTGTGATACATGGATGAATATCCATCTTCGAGAAGTCATATGTACCTCAAAG GATGGAGATAGATTTTGGAGAATGCCTGACTGTTACATTCGGGGGAATACTATTAAGTATCTTCGGGTTCCAGATGAG GTGATTGATAAAGTTCAGGAGGAGTCCAAGACCCGTGCAG ATAGAAAGCCACCTGGTGTGGGGCGTGGAAGGGGAAGGGGTAGAGAGGAAGGTGGTGGTGCAAGGCAAGTGAAAGGCATTGGGCGTGGTGGAGATGATGCAGGTGGCAGAGGCATGGGTGGAGGTCGGGGTAGAGGAACTTCCGCAGGCAGGACTGGTGGCAGCAGAG GTGGACGTGGACGTGGCTGA